The following coding sequences are from one Arthrobacter sp. PvP023 window:
- a CDS encoding SDR family oxidoreductase produces MSALFDLTGRVALVTGSSRGIGNALARALADAGATVVLNGINPERLKSAEAAMAADYPPGRVHSCAFDVTSDAEAARGVAWVEENVGPLEILVNNAGIQHRVPMLELDVKDWERVISTDLTSAFLVGREAARHMIPRGRGKIINICSVQTDLARPTIAPYIAAKGGLRNLTRAMTAEWAASGLQINGIAPGYIHTEMTQNLVDDEQFNAWILGRTPAHRWGTVQDLAGPAVWLASDGSNFVNGQTIFIDGGMTVVV; encoded by the coding sequence ATGAGTGCACTTTTTGACCTGACGGGGCGCGTTGCCCTGGTGACCGGTTCGAGCAGGGGGATCGGCAACGCGCTGGCGAGGGCCCTGGCCGATGCCGGCGCCACCGTGGTGCTGAACGGCATCAACCCGGAACGGCTCAAATCCGCCGAAGCCGCGATGGCCGCCGACTATCCGCCGGGGCGGGTACACAGCTGCGCCTTCGACGTCACCAGCGACGCCGAGGCCGCGCGCGGCGTCGCCTGGGTGGAAGAGAACGTGGGGCCGCTGGAGATCCTGGTGAACAACGCCGGAATCCAGCACCGGGTGCCCATGCTGGAGCTGGATGTGAAGGACTGGGAACGCGTCATCTCCACGGACCTGACCAGCGCATTCCTGGTGGGGCGGGAAGCTGCCCGGCACATGATCCCGCGCGGCCGGGGCAAGATCATCAACATCTGCTCGGTGCAGACCGACCTGGCACGCCCCACCATCGCCCCGTACATCGCGGCCAAGGGCGGGCTGCGGAACCTGACCCGGGCCATGACCGCGGAATGGGCGGCGTCCGGGCTGCAGATCAACGGGATCGCGCCGGGCTACATCCACACTGAGATGACGCAGAACCTGGTGGACGATGAGCAGTTCAACGCCTGGATCCTGGGACGCACCCCGGCCCACCGCTGGGGGACCGTGCAGGACCTGGCAGGCCCGGCCGTCTGGCTGGCCTCCGACGGTTCCAACTTCGTGAACGGCCAGACCATCTTCATCGACGGCGGAATGACGGTGGTGGTCTGA
- a CDS encoding L-idonate 5-dehydrogenase, protein MPGFHQLPATSAAVVAHAAGDLRIEDIPVPPPGSDEAVVEVAFGGICGSDLHYWLHGAAGESILRAPMVLGHEIVGTVLHAAADGTGPAAGTPVAVHPATPAPGAARYPADRPNLSPGCTYLGSAARYPHTDGAFSRYVNLPARMLRALPAGLSLRTAALAEPASVAWHAVGRAGDVRGKTALVIGSGPIGALAVAVLKRAGARRIVAVDMHPKPLEIARAVGADEVLKGDESDAIAAVEADVVIESSGSHHGLASAIKGAVRGGKVVMVGLLPSGPQPVLISLAITRELELLGSFRFNGEIDEVIAALADGTLFVDPVVTHDFPLERGLEAFEVARNSAESGKVLLDFSPAAGG, encoded by the coding sequence ATGCCAGGTTTCCACCAGCTCCCGGCCACCTCGGCCGCCGTAGTAGCCCACGCGGCCGGTGACCTCCGGATCGAAGACATACCTGTGCCGCCCCCGGGTTCCGACGAAGCGGTGGTGGAGGTGGCCTTCGGCGGCATCTGCGGCTCGGACCTCCATTACTGGCTCCACGGTGCCGCGGGTGAGTCCATCCTCCGCGCACCTATGGTCCTGGGGCATGAAATTGTGGGAACGGTCCTGCACGCGGCTGCGGATGGCACCGGACCTGCAGCCGGCACCCCGGTCGCCGTTCACCCGGCAACTCCGGCACCCGGCGCAGCCCGGTATCCGGCGGACCGGCCCAACCTCTCGCCCGGGTGCACCTACCTGGGCAGCGCCGCCCGCTACCCGCACACCGACGGGGCCTTCAGCCGCTACGTGAACCTGCCGGCGCGGATGCTCCGTGCACTGCCTGCTGGACTCAGCCTCCGGACTGCCGCACTCGCCGAACCGGCCAGCGTCGCCTGGCATGCCGTCGGCCGGGCCGGGGACGTCCGCGGAAAGACTGCCCTTGTGATCGGCAGCGGCCCCATCGGTGCGCTTGCCGTCGCCGTGCTGAAACGCGCGGGTGCCCGGCGGATTGTGGCCGTGGACATGCATCCAAAGCCACTGGAAATAGCCCGGGCCGTAGGCGCCGACGAAGTCCTCAAGGGAGACGAAAGCGACGCCATCGCAGCGGTGGAGGCGGACGTGGTGATCGAATCCTCCGGCAGCCACCACGGTCTTGCCTCCGCCATCAAGGGCGCTGTCCGCGGCGGCAAGGTGGTGATGGTGGGCCTGCTGCCGTCCGGACCCCAGCCCGTCCTGATCTCGCTGGCCATCACCCGCGAGCTGGAACTCCTGGGCTCCTTTCGCTTCAACGGCGAAATCGACGAGGTCATTGCCGCACTCGCCGACGGCACCTTGTTCGTTGACCCCGTGGTCACCCACGACTTCCCGCTGGAACGTGGGCTCGAGGCCTTCGAGGTGGCCAGGAACTCGGCCGAATCGGGGAAGGTGCTGCTGGACTTCAGCCCTGCTGCAGGGGGATGA